The Arachis hypogaea cultivar Tifrunner chromosome 14, arahy.Tifrunner.gnm2.J5K5, whole genome shotgun sequence genome has a segment encoding these proteins:
- the LOC112744588 gene encoding malonyl-CoA:anthocyanidin 5-O-glucoside-6''-O-malonyltransferase, whose product MKTPQVFKASPSSLGPQNLLHSSSTSLPLTFFDILWLRLPPVQRVFFYEFPHQPSLFYDTILPKLKHSLSLALAYYFPLAGTLTWPHDSNKPIITYNVGDTLSLIVAESDADFNHLSGTDLCEASEVHHLVPELTISDDQATVLALQVTLFPNHGFSIGVTSHHAVLDGKTSTSFIKSWAYLCNKLGDSSSSPCDLPPELSPFFDREIVGDPKGVEARYLSDWLKQGGPNNRSLKVWNLQVPQDSVRGLFKLSRSNIEKLKNFVASRQKGNSNLHLSSFVVSLAYAWVCKMKAEETKSKKVGMAINVDCRNRLDPPLPPTYFGNCIGARIAFAETRKFLDEDGGVVVAVESLSSALETLKDGVLNEAETWSSLLLDGLHSDEEMKLTGAAGTPRFEVYGSDFGWGRPKKVEMVSIDRTGAISLSDSRDGDGFEVGFVSSKPSMEAFASIFAKGLLL is encoded by the coding sequence ATGAAAACTCCACAAGTGTTCAAGGCATCACCATCTTCATTGGGACCACAAAacttgttacattcatcttccacTTCTCTTCCTCTAACCTTTTTTGACATATTATGGCTAAGGTTGCCACCAGTTCAGCGAGTTTTCTTCTATGAATTCCCCCACCAACCCTCACTCTTCTATGATACCATTCTTCCCAAACTCAAACACTCTCTTTCTCTTGCACTTGCTTACTATTTTCCCCTTGCTGGAACCCTCACCTGGCCTCATGATTCCAACAAACCCATCATCACCTACAACGTTGGTGACACTCTCTCACTTATTGTAGCTGAATCTGATGCTGATTTCAACCATCTTTCAGGAACTGACCTTTGTGAAGCCTCAGAGGTTCACCATCTTGTTCCTGAATTGACCATTTCAGATGATCAAGCCACTGTCTTGGCCTTGCAAGTTACACTTTTTCCAAACCATGGATTCTCCATTGGAGTCACATCACACCATGCTGTTCTTGATGGAAAAACCTCAACATCCTTCATCAAATCTTGGGCTTATCTCTGCAACAAGCTAGGAgattcatcatcatcaccttGTGATTTGCCTCCTGAATTGAGTCCTTTCTTTGACAGAGAAATTGTGGGAGATCCCAAAGGAGTTGAAGCAAGATATCTGAGTGATTGGTTAAAGCAAGGTGGACccaacaacagaagcctcaaggTTTGGAATCTTCAAGTTCCACAAGATTCAGTAAGGGGTTTGTTCAAATTGTCTAGATCAAACAttgagaagctcaagaactttGTAGCTTCAAGACAGAAAGGGAATAGCAATCTTCACTTGTCAAGTTTTGTTGTATCTCTTGCATATGCTTGGGTTTGCAAGATGAAAGCTGAAGAAACTAAGAGCAAGAAAGTTGGTATGGCTATAAATGTTGATTGCAGGAACCGATTAGATCCACCTCTTCCACCAACATACTTTGGAAACTGCATCGGTGCAAGAATTGCATTTGCTGAAACAAGAAAATTCTTGGATGAAGATGGTGGAGTAGTTGTGGCTGTGGAATCACTGAGTTCTGCTTTGGAGACACTGAAGGATGGGGTTCTGAATGAAGCTGAGACTTGGTCATCACTTTTGCTTGATGGGCTGCACAGTGATGAAGAAATGAAGCTTACTGGTGCTGCTGGCACACCAAGGTTTGAGGTTTATGGAAGTGATTTTGGATGGGGAAGACCAAAGAAAGTGGAAATGGTGTCTATTGACAGAACTGGTGCAATTTCTCTCTCAGATAGCAGAGATGGTGATGGTTTTGAGGTTGGTTTTGTGTCCAGTAAACCTTCAATGGAAGCATTTGCTTCCATCTTTGCCAAGGGTCTTCTTCTTTGA
- the LOC112744589 gene encoding receptor-like protein EIX2 produces MTMNSNSRSFGVVYVVLMVQVLAWTRSAVVVASGKCIESERQALLSLKRGFNVTHDDDDWLSSWGDGEQQQECCNWEGVKCSNVTGHVLMLHLHGYHTLGSISPSLSELHHLKYLDLSGNRFTHTPSLPPFIGSLTFLTHLNLSRCYFGGNIPPQLGNLSHLVYLDLSSSNLVGGFPLQLTNMSSLTYLDLSLNKFNGTLPPQLGNLLSLEHLDLHGNAFTGTIPHHFRNLSCLQFLDLSPYGNDKALLSSDLQWLSELSTLRYLSLPWVNLSSASNWQQQVSSLSHLQYLNLGRCNLIDSVSTSSLASPANFSTSLSYVDISYNSLRDASFIFPWLMNSTSSLVILRMNDNGLSGTIPGTFGNLSLLEELNLSNNRLKGQIPVSLFHSCNLAKLDLSRNKFTGEFQEFIQVFSRCAHKPLEILDLGWNEITGMVPDLSHLSSLGALGVDNNKLNGSIHEGIGQLSNLFELSLANNLLHGLISEAHFSRLSNLESLDLSHNAFAFNVSVEWVPPFNLSEANLASCNLGPNFPKWLQTQMHVQQLDISQAQLSSPVPNWFWEGFFRIWSLNLSHNHIRGKIEGNHHRGNIEFQTIDLSSNLFEGPIPAFLSTASEVFLSNNRFSTANPLLCANSSKYTRFMDLSNNYLRGELPDCWMGFESLVVLDLSDNHFYGNMPKSLGSLRNIKSIHLEGNNFSGEIPSSLNNCTQLQVFDAAHNKLSGRIPTWIGDNISKLLVLSLHSNRFHGNIPFSMCNLDEIRVLDLSLNILSGSIPKCISNLSAMANQANSDDYHYEFDTSVYSRSYAVRGVSGVYNDSASLTWKGKMSKYGSTLGLLISIDFSSNRLTGDIPTEMMSLIGLVSLNLSRNLFSGHIPPTVGQLKSIDFLDLSRNHLSGRIPSQLAQIDRLSVLDLSYNDLSGEIPLGTQLQTRDASAYAGNPKLCGAPLNKTCPIHGHQISEHDAYGDDEQFVTEGFYIAMAVGFVMAFWGVCFSLILKKSWRYAYFKLLSDVYDKLYVFVAIKVAKLKRIISQV; encoded by the coding sequence ATGACGATGAATTCGAATTCGAGGAGCTTTGGTGTAGTTTATGTGGTGTTGATGGTGCAGGTACTTGCATGGACGAGgagtgcagtggtggtggcaagTGGGAAGTGCATTGAGAGTGAAAGGCAAGCTCTGCTTTCTCTCAAACGTGGCTTCAATGTCacccatgatgatgatgattggctGTCTTCATGGGGAGATGGGGAGCAGCAGCAGGAGTGTTGCAACTGGGAAGGCGTCAAGTGCAGCAATGTAACTGGCCATGTTCTCATGCTTCATCTCCATGGTTATCACACTCTTGGCTCCATAAGCCCATCACTCAGTGAGTTACATCATTTGAAGTATTTGGACCTTAGTGGTAATCGTTTTACTCACACCCCATCCCTCCCTCCTTTTATTGGCTCTTTAACCTTTTTGACACACCTCAATCTCTCTCGTTGTTATTTCGGTGGAAACATACCTCCTCAATTGGGAAATCTCTCCCATTTAGTGTACCTTGATCTTAGTTCCAGTAATTTGGTTGGAGGATTCCCTCTTCAACTCACAAATATGTCATCCTTGACATATTTGGATCTTAGTCTTAATAAATTCAATGGAACACTGCCTCCTCAGCTTGGAAATCTCTTATCCTTAGAACATCTTGATCTACATGGAAATGCATTCACTGGAACCATTCCTCATCATTTCAGAAACCTTTCTTGTTTACAATTTCTTGACCTCAGTCCCTATGGCAATGATAAGGCGTTGTTGAGTTCTGACTTACAATGGCTATCTGAACTTTCAACCCTGAGGTATCTTTCGCTTCCTTGGGTGAATCTCAGTAGTGCCAGCAATTGGCAGCAACAAGTGAGTAGCCTTTCTCATCTTCAATATTTAAACTTGGGTCGTTGCAATCTTATTGATTCCGTGTCCACTTCATCACTTGCATCCCCTGCTAATTTCTCCACTTCTCTCTCATATGTGGATATCTCTTACAACTCTTTAAGGGATGCATCCTTCATATTTCCATGGTTAATGAATTCCACTAGTAGCCTTGTTATTCTCAGAATGAATGATAATGGTTTATCAGGAACCATACCAGGAACATTTGGGAACTTGAGCCTCCTTGAGGAGTTAAATCTTTCAAATAATCGGCTCAAAGGCCAAATACCTGTATCCTTGTTTCATAGTTGCAATTTGGCAAAACTAGACCTATCCAGGAACAAGTTTACAGGGGAATTTCAAGAATTTATTCAAGTATTTTCTCGTTGTGCTCACAAACCCTTAGAAATCTTGGATTTGGGATGGAATGAAATTACAGGGATGGTGCCTGACCTCTCACATCTTTCATCTTTGGGAGCATTAGGAGTTgataacaacaaattaaatggAAGCATACATGAAGGTATTGGACAACTATCCAACTTATTTGAGTTAAGCCTTGCAAATAACTTATTGCATGGTTTGATATCTGAAGCTCACTTTTCAAGGCTTTCAAATCTTGAGTCTTTGGATTTGTCTCATAATGCATTTGCTTTCAATGTTAGTGTCGAATGGGTTCCCCCTTTCAATTTAAGTGAGGCTAACTTGGCTTCTTGCAATTTGGGACCTAACTTTCCAAAATGGCTTCAGACTCAAATGCATGTTCAGCAATTGGATATTTCACAAGCTCAATTATCTAGCCCAGTTCCTAATTGGTTTTGGGAAGGCTTTTTCCGGATATGGAGTTTGAATCTTTCTCACAATCATATTAGAGGAAAAATTGAAGGCAACCATCACAGAGGAAATATTGAATTTCAAACCATTGACTTGAGCTCCAATTTATTTGAAGGTCCAATTCCAGCATTCCTTTCAACTGCTTCAGAAGTTTTTTTGTCCAATAATAGATTTTCAACTGCAAATCCTCTTTTATGTGCAAACTCGTCCAAATACACAAGATTTATGGATTTGTCAAACAACTACCTTAGAGGAGAACTTCCGGATTGTTGGATGGGTTTCGAATCATTGGTCGTCCTGGATTTGTCTGATAATCATTTTTATGGAAACATGCCAAAGTCTCTGGGATCATTAAGAAATATCAAGTCAATACATTTAGAAGGGAATAATTTTTCAGGAGAGATACCATCATCCCTGAATAATTGTACACAACTGCAAGTTTTTGATGCTGCACATAATAAGTTGTCAGGAAGAATACCAACCTGGATTGGGGATAATATTTCAAAGCTACTTGTACTTAGCTTACATTCCAATAGGTTTCATGGAAACATTCCATTTAGCATGTGCAATCTCGATGAAATCCGTGTCTTGGACCTCTCTCTGAATATTCTGTCTGGCAGTATACCTAAATGCATAAGTAATCTGTCTGCTATGGCCAATCAAGCAAATTCTGATGACTATCATTATGAATTTGACACTAGTGTTTATTCCCGTAGTTATGCTGTACGTGGAGTTTCCGGAGTTTATAATGATAGCGCATCACTGACATGGAAAGGGAAAATGTCAAAATATGGAAGCACCCTTGGATTGTTGATAAGTATTGATTTCTCCAGCAACAGGTTAACAGGGGATATACCAACTGAGATGATGAGTCTTATTGGCTTGGTTTCTTTAAATCTTTCAAGAAACTTGTTTAGTGGACACATTCCTCCGACTGTTGGACAGCTGAAGTCAATAGATTTTCTTGATCTATCCAGAAATCATTTGTCAGGAAGAATTCCTTCACAACTTGCTCAGATAGACCGTCTCAGTGTTCTTGACTTGTCATACAATGATTTATCTGGAGAAATCCCACTTGGCACACAACTCCAAACTAGGGATGCCTCTGCTTATGCAGGAAATCCAAAACTTTGTGGTGCTCCTCTCAACAAAACTTGTCCCATACATGGTCACCAGATCAGTGAACATGATGCTTATGGTGATGATGAACAATTTGTAACCGAGGGGTTCTACATTGCTATGGCTGTTGGATTTGTCATGGCATTTTGGGGAGTTTGCTTCTCGTTGATTTTGAAGAAATCTTGGAGATATGCCTATTTCAAGTTATTGAGTGATGTCTATGACAAGCTCTATGTATTTGTAGCAATTAAGGTGGCCAAATTAAAAAGGATCATATCTCAAGTATGA